A genomic stretch from Tribolium castaneum strain GA2 chromosome 6, icTriCast1.1, whole genome shotgun sequence includes:
- the LOC660001 gene encoding alkaline phosphatase, which translates to MPKIISLIIYLAICAKTKGLNDKLMHPHPQTTPKIPYKSDENTAKFWNEQAQSTLKAHVSETINTNVAKNVILFMGDGMSVPTLAATRVYMGGENFELSFDKFPHTAISKTYCVNYQVPDSACTATAYLGGVKGNLGTVGVTAHVPWDDCQAMTNTSNNVPSIALWAQKQGKSTGFVTTARVTHASPAGVFGHSAQREWETDTDILNDGKDPKICTDLATQLVYHDGKNLNVVMGGGRYAFLPNDTKGEEGDYGYRSDGVNLIEGWKKLRKGKAKYIWNREQLLGLDPQDIDYVLGIFESDHCPFHLERDPAMDPTLTEMTESAIKILSKNPDGFFLFVEGARIDMGHHQAMAHLALEETAEFSRAVERAVSLTSEHDTLIVVTSDHAHTMSMGGYPFRGNDILGVVGDQAADGLAFTTLNYANGPGFRKAEDGARHDPSKDDLGDIEYRYPAVVPLDSETHGGDDVIIFARGPWAHLYRGVVEQNVIPHFMAYASCIGNGEENACKSKGTLHGFATVLVVLMLAGIIL; encoded by the exons ATGcccaaaataatttcattaattatttatctcGCCATCTGTGCAAAAACAAAAGGGTTGAATGACAAACTCATGCACCCCCACCCCCAAACAACCCCTAAAATTCCATACAAAAGTGACGAAAACACGGCGAAATTTTGGAACGAACAAGCGCAAAGCACCCTCAAAGCCCACGTTTCGGAAACAATTAACACAA atgtTGCAAAAAACGTGATTTTGTTTATGGGGGATGGCATGTCAGTGCCAACCCTTGCCGCAACCAGGGTTTACATGGGGGGCGAAAATTTCGAGCTGTCTTTCGACAAATTCCCCCACACTGCCATTTCTAAG acATACTGTGTCAATTACCAAGTGCCCGACTCGGCATGCACCGCCACTGCATACCTGGGTGGGGTCAAGGGTAACTTGGGCACCGTTGGGGTAACGGCCCATGTCCCATGGGACGATTGCCAGGCCATGACCAACACTTCCAACAACGTCCCATCCATAGCCCTTTGGGCCCAAAAACAGGGTAAAAGTACGGGTTTTGTGACCACGGCCAGAGTCACTCATGCCTCCCCAGCTGGGGTTTTCGGGCACTCGGCCCAACGGGAGTGGGAGACGGACACCGATATACTGAACGATGGTAAAGACCCTAAAATTTGTACGGACTTGGCCACCCAACTGGTGTACCATGATGGTAAAAATTTGAACGTGGTCATGGGCGGGGGCCGGTACGCCTTCCTCCCGAATGACACTAAGGGGGAGGAGGGCGATTATGGGTACAGGTCAGATGGGGTGAATTTGATCGAAGGGTGGAAGAAATTGAGGAAGGGAAAGGCAAAATATATCTGGAATCGGGAGCAACTCCTGGGTCTTGACCCCCAGGACATAGACTATGTTTTAG GGATTTTTGAAAGTGACCATTGCCCCTTCCACCTGGAGCGGGACCCAGCTATGGACCCAACGCTCACCGAAATGACCGAAAGCGCCATCAAAATCCTGTCGAAGAACCCTGATGGGTTTTTCCTGTTTGTGGAAGGCGCGAGGATCGATATGGGTCACCACCAGGCCATGGCCCACTTGGCCCTGGAGGAAACCGCAGAGTTTTCCCGAGCCGTTGAACGGGCCGTGAGTTTGACCTCAGAACACGACACCCTGATTGTGGTAACGTCCGACCATGCCCATACCATGTCCATGGGCGGTTACCCGTTCCGTGGTAACGATATTTTGGGTGTCGTGGGCGATCAAGCCGCCGATGGGTTAGCCTTCACTACGCTTAATTACGCCAATGGGCCTGGGTTTAGGAAGGCGGAGGATGGGGCAAGGCATGACCCATCTAAGGATGATTTGG GTGATATTGAGTACAGATACCCGGCTGTGGTTCCCCTAGATTCGGAGACACATGGTGGGGAtgatgttattatttttgcaagagGGCCATGGGCACATTTGTATAGGGGAGTAGTGGAACAAAATGTGATACCACATTTTATGGCATATGCTTCTTGTATAGGCAATGGGGAGGAAAATGCGTGTAAAAGCAAGGGAACTTTGCATGGGTTTGCCACAGTTTTGGTGGTTTTAATGTTAGCAggcattattttgtaa